Below is a window of Lodderomyces elongisporus chromosome 3, complete sequence DNA.
TGGGAAGGTCTTGATGGCGGATGGGTCTTTTTCGGCGACACCTTCAATGTCCATACCACCTTGGGATGAAGCAACAATCATTGGAGTTTGCTTAGCTCTGTCCATCAAGATAGCGACATAAGCCTCCTTGTCTGCGTCTCTTCTCTCAACAATGTAGACAGCAGTGACTTCTTTTCCAGCGGCACCGGTTTGTTTGGTGATAAGTTTGTGGTTCAACATTTGACCAGCCAAGTCCTTGGCTTCCTCGGCGGAGGAGATCAATTTGACACCACCTTGCAAGCCAGAGTCAAAGTGACCTTTACCACGACCACCGGTCAATGCTTGAGCCTTGATGACCAATTCGCTGGTACCTAATTTCTTGGCAGCATCGAAAGCACCTTCTGGAGTAGTGGCTGGGTAACCTCTTGGGATTGGGACACCGTACTCGCTCAAAAGAGCAGCGGAACGGTACTCGTGAAGCGATAAGAATCTCTTTTGGTTGGCAACGGCCTAGTCAATGATGTTAGTAACCatacgtatatatatatatatggacAGAAATATAGACGATattatgtatatgtgtgtagatatatgtgtatgtgtgtaaaTATATGGAAATAGTGCTGTGCTAAAGTGCTGTGCTGTGTTGTGCGAGTAGAGTGGACGGGCTATTTGATGCCGAGGCCGATAATCACAAAAGGGAGGGGAAATGCAACGAAAAGCAcggaaggaaaaaaaaaaaacaacaacaacagaaaaaaataaaataaaaaaaacgcAAGAAACACTAATTACCAACACTCGCTGTCAATCACAGACGTAACAGTGCAATGTGTGCGCCTAACAAAAATTTCTAAAATGAAATGTGCTTGTAGCAAAGATGTGTGTTTCCAGCAAAAGTCAACTTGCAATGTCCAAGTGAATAAAGAGTTAGAGTTGTAtgtgaatttgaatttgaatttgaatttgaatttcaaTTGAGCTGAATTGAGTTGCTTTGAAGTGAATTGAAATAATAACAGAAATTGAGaatgaggatgaggatgagaatgagaatgagGCTGGGCGGGAGAAGGGGAGTTGGACCGTGTCAAGTATAGATAGTGGCTACTTATAATCCacttgttgaagaaatctgcttttcttttcccccATTCTTTCCGTTATTCTTTCCCccattctctttttgttctccTCGGAAATAATTTCGTGCAAtaaaacataaacataaTCAATCTTTATCTGTGTTTGTatctttgaaattgaatttgACATACCTTAGACAAACGGTTAATTGATCTAGACAACATGGTGTGAATGTATGAATGTAtgaatatatgtatatatatttatatatatatatctgtATCTATCTCTAGTggaaggaaataaaaaaaggggggggtGAGGTGATCAATCCAAGTCTATATAATGGAACTGAATTGtggtaaaaagaaaacagatGGATAGGTGTGAAAGgtaaatgaaaatggaaaagaaagattgagtttttttggttttgatgtttttttttcttcttcttcttcttcttccttaaaagcaaaaaaaaaaaaaagaagagacgTAAGAAGCAGAGAATAATAGCAGTGTGAGGGAAATTGAAATGGGAAAAAATGTTGTGAATGGAAAATCgggattaaaaaaaaaaattattttttattttttttattttttattttttattttgccaacaaaagaaagatgctGCTCACTACTTTCACTTTTGTTTAACAGAAACGTTGTTATGGGTGGGTGTCAAGATCGGTAAAGACCAACCAACctaaataatatatatatatataacccaaaagaaaaggtttACATCAAGTATTATCAATGCAATATCATGTCGCGTTTCCCACACTTCAACTACACTCAACTGTTTCTCGTCTTTGCTCCACTCCACTCCACTTTATACCATCGTATTCTATACCTCCGCAAAGCTTTACTTGAGTCCTACTACTATTAACTAACCCCACTTTCATTCATAATCGCTGGCAGTCTTTTACAACCGTAGCTTagccttttccctttctgaaaaataataaagaggaaagagaaaagaagaaaattcaaaattagTACAGGATTGTCTTTtcgaaaagtaaaaaagaaaaaaaaattgtttcgATGGCCAGACATAAATGGATTTGATCTGGAAATGGAGACTACAACTCAGTTGTAAAAACCTACTATTTTTGTAAAACACACCTTCTCTATCTGATACTCTTTAATGTGACAAAAGTTGCTTTCAatagtttttgtttcaaccCACCCCAAAGTTTctactttctttctttctttctttctcactCTCACACATCTCACACAACAATTTCACCAATTACTTCGACTAACGGTACGGCAAAACACACGATTCGGTCGACTTCCCCTTATAACCCGCCCTCAGTTTGCTCAACTTTAGTTCCACCAATTCCCCCTCCCCTCTTCCCCTCTTCCCctcgaaaaaaaaataaataaagtaaaaaaaataaaaataaaatactGTTAGCAAAGTCGAAATACTAATTATTCCAACGCAATAAAACGCCGtaagggggggggggagggaaagaaaacaaacgaacacaaaaaaacaagagaaaaagagaaagaaaaagaggggAAAATTCTGAATATAATAAAGCCAACGGTGGTTATGACGATGAGAGGCACCCGGAAAGTCCGAGGTATGGTCTATCAACTCCCCCCGGGACAAAGGGACCCGGtattttataattttatttttctactttttataaagtaaagtataTGGAGCCACAACAGTTTAACATCTTTAAAATATGAATTCACCGACTCCGATATATCTCTGATACTTCTCTGATACATCTCTGATACATCTCTGATACATCTCTGATACATCTCTGATACATCTCTGATACATCTCTGATACATCTCTGATACATCTCTGATACATCTCTGATACATCTCTGATACATCTCTGATACATCTCTGATACATCTCTGATACATCTCTGATACATCTCTGTTACGACGCAATTCTAACGATTCATCACTCAAGGTCCCAAATACTGAATATAATGTGACCTCTCGTTTCTGTGATCCTTTccttattattattattactattattactattattaacTTTCGTCttgttactgttgttgtcggGGAGGGGGGGTGAGTGGTTGggtgaaaaaaatgttaagagaagaaacaaagaagcaCCACACTCGTCCGGAAACACCGACCCCGGAGAACGAGATAGTGCTGCAAATTGTATTGTAGATATctcttttgaaattgttatATATGATGTATGAGACAAAGAAATGAgagagagcaaaaaaaaattacaaaatatGAAACACGTGATATTAAGCATGTGATATTAAGCATGtgatataaaataaaggaaacaaaaaataggAAATAGTTGAGGTGTAGAaaagttttgcaaccaacattcaccaaaaaaaataaaaaaaaattagaacaACTAACATACTTTATTTTACACTCTATTTTAAATCTAATTTTACACTTTTAAGTCAATATCAATTTTAGTTTTCCTTCTCGAGGGACCACCCACTTATCTTGAAAGCAATGAAGATGCTACTCCAAGTATGGAAAGATTCATTATCGCTTGCTTGCAGACATCTTGTATTTAAACAGAATTTCTTCTCgttctctcttctttttacacACTCAGCGCGCCGTATcaaatagagagagagagagcgtgagagagaaaaaaaataaagaagagaagaaaaaacgaagaagagaaaaagaaaaaaaagagtaaataATTCCGTGCTAGCGATGGTGATGTACATCAGGTAAccagcttttctttttaacaCACATCCTTTGAATATcatctttaatttttttttttttttttttttttacagaACTTCAATACTCATACTCATAAATATAATGCCCAGACGAGATAGAATTAAACCCTcttttgaagatgatgaatcatttgaaaatgaatttgaCTACAGATACAAAAGAGGCAAGGAACAGACTTCACTAAACAGTGACAACGAAAATAGTGAGAGTGGAAGTGGTAGTGAAGAAAACGAACATGAAAATGAACATGATGTTGACGATGAGATGGCTAGTATTTCCTTTGGAGCACTCAATAGGGCCCAGGCTCGAttgaaacaagaacaactgCGACGTTCACAGCGGGACTATGAATCAGACTCAGACTCAGACTCAGCACCGGAAGAAACTTCGAGCTCATCTCAACCTACCAATAAGAAGAGAAGCAAACATGCACCGGCAGTGTCTTCAACAAAGAAACCAGTCTCACGAATCCGTGATATCCCAGGACTTCCCTCACGCAAATCGCAAACTTTGCATTCAGATATCAGATTCGACGCTGCATATGGTAAAGCAGATTTGAATCAAGCTCGTAAGAATTATGCATTCTTGGATGAATATAGAAAGCAGGAGATTGCCAATATGGAGTCGATACTAAAGGACAAGAAATCCAAGCTCAACGAGTCTGAAAAAGAGGAGATTAGATTGCAATTACAATCACTAAAGTCACGAATGGACAGCTTGAAAAATAGAGACTTGGAGAACCTGATATTGAAAGAgtacaagaagaaacaatacCAAAATGTTAAGGAAGGCAAGTCGAGCCAGCCTCACTTTTTGAAACGTAGCGATAAGCGCAAGATTTTGCAAAAGGCTAAATTCGACAGCATGAAACCTAagcaaagagaaagagctatggaaagaaagaggaagaagagattGGGTAAGGAATTTAGGCAATTGGAATTTAGACCTCTGAATTAGCAACAAGTCAAGCCAGAAAGAAataaccaaaaacaaacaaagtaaaataaaaaaagaccaATACCAGATGGCAAATTAAATGAGTAGAAAAGAACAGATACATTCATCTACTTAACAAGACCCATTATTctttatacatatatacatatatacatatatacatatatgtatatgtagtGTCCAATATACAATGAAACtgataaattaaaaaaaaataaaatatcaAGTGATTAACTATTATAAAAATCCAGAAAGAAACATCTCCCactcattttctttcttttccttctctctttaAGACTTTCAAGGCCGACCTTTTCTCTATTCTTTTATCCTCTTCACCAGTTGCTTCCCAATTTAAAGCAAGAagcaaaatcaaacaagCAAACTAGCAAATAAGCAAATaagcaaataaataaaaacttATACAGATTATTCTTGCCCTGCATTCCGAAATGAAAAAGCTTACTTCTTTGCTTGGTTTTCGTTAGAAACCCAATCTTCATATGAACCTTTGTAGTTGCCTCTCTTTTCATATCCAAAAGTATTGGCCAACTCTTCAGCCGCAGTAGACCTCACGCCACCAAGACAGTAGAAAACCAACTCTTTCTCCTTATCTGGCTTGTCAAACCCAAATGTATCTTGGAACTCTTCTTGGTTTAAACTCAAGGCACCAGGACTACTCTTGAATGGCAAATTGATTGCTCCAGGTATATGTCCCTCTTGAAATTCGACTGGTTCTCTTACATCAACCAAGATTGAGTCTGGGTGTTTCTCAGGATTGGAGACTATGGCCTTCACCTTGGCATAGTCATATGGCGTTGCCTCTTTTGACTCTGATAATTTGGAGATGGATCTGATCGAGGTATAATTAGCTAATCTATTGACTTTGTTTAATGTGGCAATGACAGATGGTTTGAATAAGGCTGGTTGGGCAAAATAACGAACAGTCTGAGCAACAGTGACTGGTGCCGTCCTGTTTAACAACACTCCTCTTTGCACAAGAGGTGATGCCTTTTGAATCAATTGCCTATACATGATGATTGATTGAATTTATTATATTGTATGGATTTaagattattattattgttctctcttttcttgatGTCAGTTTTTCCTAattattcttttacttctatgtctttgcttttataaattacaaatgaaccagaaaaaaaaaacacaaagaaggaaaattaGTTATGAGGGTCGCTTTCAATTGAGTGTGTTTCGTTTGAAATTGTACTAA
It encodes the following:
- the RRP36 gene encoding rRNA biogenesis protein rrp36 (BUSCO:EOG09265M98); the encoded protein is MPRRDRIKPSFEDDESFENEFDYRYKRGKEQTSLNSDNENSESGSGSEENEHENEHDVDDEMASISFGALNRAQARLKQEQSRRSQRDYESDSDSDSAPEETSSSSQPTNKKRSKHAPAVSSTKKPVSRIRDIPGLPSRKSQTLHSDIRFDAAYGKADLNQARKNYAFLDEYRKQEIANMESILKDKKSKLNESEKEEIRLQLQSLKSRMDSLKNRDLENSILKEYKKKQYQNVKEGKSSQPHFLKRSDKRKILQKAKFDSMKPKQRERAMERKRKKRLGKEFRQLEFRPSN